A genomic region of Vitreoscilla filiformis contains the following coding sequences:
- the pedF gene encoding cytochrome c-550 PedF has translation MSRSSSFFPRHAAHWLAALGLALSAGAALAHGDVTPQAVDTTELPQLGAEWRAENPYRGNEIAVRIGTSAYTQNCARCHGLEAISGGIAPDLRKLDNECATQTNARKKAQCVAEVDEYMTTTVRRGRTRNGAVYMPPFEGVLSQEAIWAIKSYLETRREKPL, from the coding sequence ATGAGCCGCTCTTCTTCCTTCTTCCCCCGTCACGCTGCCCATTGGCTGGCTGCCTTGGGTTTGGCCCTGTCGGCGGGTGCCGCGCTGGCCCACGGTGACGTGACCCCGCAGGCGGTCGATACCACCGAACTGCCGCAGCTCGGCGCTGAATGGCGTGCGGAAAACCCGTACCGTGGCAACGAGATTGCTGTTCGCATCGGCACATCGGCTTACACCCAGAACTGCGCCCGCTGCCACGGCCTGGAAGCGATTTCCGGCGGGATTGCCCCCGATCTGCGCAAGCTCGACAATGAATGCGCCACCCAGACCAATGCGCGCAAGAAGGCCCAATGCGTCGCCGAAGTGGACGAGTACATGACGACCACCGTGCGTCGTGGCCGTACCCGCAACGGTGCCGTGTACATGCCGCCGTTTGAGGGCGTGTTGTCGCAAGAAGCGATCTGGGCGATCAAGAGCTACCTGGAAACCCGCCGCGAGAAGCCGTTGTGA
- a CDS encoding MBL fold metallo-hydrolase RNA specificity domain-containing protein has translation MMQIDFLGAADCVTGSRHLVDWAGQRVLLDAGLFQGFKVLRERNWQAPTFEPRSLAAVVLSHAHLDHCGWLPVLVRHGYRGPIYTSPATRDLAEVVLLDAAHLQEEDARRANRHGFSQHERAKPLFTQADARRAVSQMEPVGHGKQRDLGNGLMLDLIPAGHLLGASCVRLQHDGQTLVFSGDLGRSADLLMPPPEPVMHADVLLVESTYGNRLHLNEDSIARLADIVRDTIAGGGSVLLPAFAVGRAQALLLVIQRLKARGELPRHLPVFLDSPMAIEATALYRQHRRLLRVPQREMANLCDGVQLIATPAQSQRLQRSQMSARMPAVIISSSGMATGGRVLNHLKTLGPDARHHIVFAGFQVGGSRGARLVAGERDIKIHGEFVPIRAQVTHLEGFSGHADANELMDWLRHFQRPPRQTFVIHGEPAASDALRQRIARELGWAVRVPPQGGRFTP, from the coding sequence ATGATGCAGATCGATTTCCTCGGCGCAGCGGACTGCGTGACGGGTTCACGCCATCTGGTGGACTGGGCCGGCCAGCGCGTGCTGCTGGATGCCGGGCTGTTCCAAGGCTTCAAGGTGCTGCGCGAGCGCAACTGGCAGGCCCCGACGTTTGAACCGCGCTCGCTGGCGGCGGTGGTGTTGAGCCATGCCCACCTCGACCACTGCGGCTGGCTGCCCGTGCTGGTGCGCCACGGCTATCGGGGGCCCATCTACACCAGCCCGGCCACACGCGATTTGGCCGAAGTGGTGCTGCTCGACGCCGCTCATCTGCAAGAAGAGGACGCCCGGCGTGCCAACCGCCACGGCTTCAGCCAGCACGAACGCGCCAAGCCGCTGTTCACCCAAGCCGATGCACGCCGGGCGGTCAGCCAGATGGAACCGGTCGGCCACGGCAAGCAGCGCGACCTGGGCAACGGCTTGATGCTGGATTTGATTCCCGCCGGCCACTTGCTCGGCGCCAGTTGCGTGCGGTTGCAGCACGACGGCCAAACCCTGGTGTTCTCCGGCGACTTGGGGCGCTCGGCGGATCTGCTCATGCCGCCGCCCGAACCGGTGATGCACGCCGATGTGTTGCTGGTCGAATCGACCTACGGCAACCGCTTGCACCTCAACGAAGACAGCATCGCCCGCTTGGCCGACATCGTCCGCGACACCATCGCTGGGGGCGGTTCGGTGCTGCTGCCCGCGTTCGCGGTAGGGCGCGCCCAAGCGCTGCTGTTGGTGATTCAGCGCCTCAAAGCACGCGGCGAGCTGCCACGCCATCTGCCGGTGTTTCTGGACAGCCCGATGGCCATCGAAGCCACGGCTTTGTACCGCCAGCACCGCCGCTTGCTGCGCGTGCCCCAGCGTGAGATGGCCAACCTGTGCGATGGCGTGCAGCTCATCGCCACCCCGGCGCAATCGCAGCGCTTGCAACGCTCGCAAATGAGTGCGCGCATGCCGGCGGTGATCATTTCGTCCAGCGGCATGGCCACGGGTGGGCGCGTGCTGAATCACCTGAAAACGCTGGGGCCGGATGCGCGTCACCACATCGTGTTTGCAGGTTTTCAGGTGGGGGGCAGCCGGGGAGCGCGCTTGGTGGCGGGCGAGCGGGACATCAAAATCCACGGCGAGTTTGTGCCCATTCGCGCCCAGGTGACGCACCTGGAAGGCTTTTCCGGCCACGCCGACGCCAACGAGCTGATGGACTGGCTGCGCCACTTCCAACGCCCGCCGCGCCAAACGTTTGTGATCCACGGCGAGCCCGCCGCCAGCGACGCCCTGCGCCAGCGCATCGCCCGTGAACTGGGCTGGGCGGTGCGGGTGCCGCCGCAAGGGGGCCGCTTCACCCCGTGA
- the ettA gene encoding energy-dependent translational throttle protein EttA encodes MAQYVFTMNRVGKTVPPKRQILKDISLSFFPGAKIGVLGLNGSGKSTLLKIMAGLDKDIEGEAVPMPGLKIGYLPQEPQLNPEQTVREAVEEGIGGALAAQKRLDEVYAAYGEPDADFDALAAEQAELEAIIAAAGGENTDHLLDIAADALRLPVWEAKIGPLSGGEKRRVALCRLLLSKPDMLLLDEPTNHLDAESVEWLEQFLKRFSGTVVAITHDRYFLDNAAEWILELDRGVGHPYKGNYTDWLAGKDKRLEAEQKSEDARAKALKQELEWVRKNAKGRQAKSKARLARFEELSDVEYQKRNETNEIFIPVAERLGNEVIEFKNVSKSFGDRVLIDNLSFKVPAGAIVGIIGPNGAGKSTLFRMIQGVETPDSGEVSIGKTAKLAFVDQSREGLAADKTVWQDVSGGLDNIVVGKFVMPSRAYIGRFNFKGNDQQKLVGSLSGGERGRLHLAKTLAQGGNVLMLDEPSNDLDVETLRALEDALLEFAGSAMIISHDRWFLDRICTHILACEGDSQWFFYDGNYQEYEADKKKRLGEEGAKPHRLRFKALK; translated from the coding sequence ATGGCGCAATACGTCTTCACCATGAACCGCGTCGGCAAGACCGTGCCGCCGAAGCGACAGATCTTGAAGGACATCTCGCTGTCCTTCTTCCCCGGCGCCAAGATCGGTGTGCTGGGCCTGAACGGCTCGGGCAAGTCCACGCTGCTGAAAATCATGGCCGGTTTGGACAAGGACATCGAGGGCGAAGCCGTCCCGATGCCGGGCCTCAAGATCGGATACCTGCCGCAAGAGCCGCAGCTCAACCCCGAGCAGACCGTGCGCGAAGCGGTGGAAGAAGGCATTGGCGGCGCCCTGGCGGCGCAAAAGCGCCTGGATGAGGTTTACGCCGCCTACGGCGAACCCGACGCCGACTTCGACGCCCTGGCCGCCGAACAAGCCGAGCTGGAAGCCATCATCGCCGCTGCCGGTGGCGAGAACACCGACCACCTGTTGGACATCGCCGCTGACGCCCTGCGCCTGCCTGTGTGGGAAGCCAAGATCGGCCCGTTGTCCGGCGGTGAAAAGCGCCGCGTGGCGCTGTGCCGTTTGCTGCTGTCCAAGCCGGACATGCTGCTGCTCGACGAACCGACCAACCACTTGGACGCCGAATCGGTGGAATGGCTGGAGCAGTTCCTCAAGCGTTTTAGCGGCACCGTGGTGGCCATCACCCACGATCGCTACTTCCTGGACAACGCCGCCGAGTGGATTCTGGAACTCGACCGGGGTGTGGGCCACCCGTACAAGGGCAATTACACCGACTGGCTGGCTGGCAAGGACAAGCGTCTGGAGGCCGAACAGAAGTCCGAGGACGCCCGCGCCAAGGCCCTGAAGCAAGAACTGGAATGGGTGCGCAAGAACGCCAAGGGCCGCCAGGCCAAGAGCAAAGCGCGTCTGGCCCGCTTCGAGGAGTTGAGCGACGTCGAATACCAAAAGCGCAACGAAACGAACGAAATCTTCATCCCCGTGGCCGAGCGCCTGGGCAATGAAGTGATCGAGTTCAAGAACGTCTCCAAGAGCTTTGGGGATCGTGTGCTGATCGACAACCTCAGCTTCAAGGTGCCGGCGGGCGCCATCGTCGGCATCATCGGCCCGAACGGCGCGGGTAAATCGACGCTGTTCCGCATGATCCAAGGCGTGGAAACGCCGGATTCGGGCGAGGTGAGCATCGGCAAGACCGCCAAGCTGGCCTTCGTCGATCAGAGCCGCGAAGGTTTGGCGGCGGACAAAACGGTGTGGCAAGACGTGTCCGGCGGGCTGGACAACATCGTCGTCGGCAAGTTCGTCATGCCCAGCCGGGCCTACATCGGGCGCTTCAACTTCAAGGGCAACGATCAGCAAAAGCTGGTGGGCAGCCTCTCGGGGGGTGAGCGCGGGCGCTTGCACTTGGCCAAGACGCTGGCCCAAGGCGGCAACGTGCTGATGCTGGATGAACCGTCGAACGACTTGGACGTGGAAACCCTGCGTGCGCTGGAAGATGCGCTGCTGGAGTTTGCCGGCTCGGCCATGATCATTTCGCACGATCGCTGGTTCTTGGATCGCATCTGCACCCACATCCTGGCCTGCGAAGGCGATTCGCAGTGGTTCTTCTACGACGGCAACTATCAGGAATACGAAGCCGACAAGAAGAAACGCCTGGGTGAAGAAGGCGCCAAGCCGCATCGCTTGCGCTTCAAGGCTTTGAAGTAA
- a CDS encoding substrate-binding periplasmic protein has product MHTPTSLIRRHWLARSAALALGAAGGWASAQPVAAAATPTLDKLRERGRLVVGLYNELPPFHVKGQGIEVELAQALAKALGLQASLLPFNADENMNDDLRNMVWRGHYLGHGPADVLLHVPVDAPLMASNPKVKIFAPYYRERVVIARDVAKVPTMPDLSVFKGQKMAVPGQSLAGWLLIGAEGGAYREQLLTKWADGTEAARALQRGEVVAAAGHASELESVLAGDARFAIEPLPLPRMRDGWAVGCAVKAEATDLAQALQAAMNQLASDGSLASMFGRAKLSWRQP; this is encoded by the coding sequence ATGCACACCCCCACTTCCTTGATTCGCCGCCATTGGCTGGCCCGCTCGGCGGCTTTGGCCCTCGGTGCCGCTGGTGGCTGGGCCAGCGCCCAACCGGTTGCCGCCGCCGCCACACCCACGTTGGACAAGCTGCGCGAGCGTGGCCGTCTGGTGGTGGGGCTGTACAACGAATTGCCGCCGTTCCACGTCAAAGGCCAAGGCATTGAGGTGGAGTTGGCGCAGGCGCTGGCCAAGGCGCTGGGCTTGCAAGCGTCGCTGTTGCCGTTCAATGCCGACGAGAACATGAACGACGATTTGCGCAACATGGTCTGGCGGGGGCACTACCTGGGCCACGGCCCCGCCGATGTGCTGCTGCACGTTCCCGTGGATGCGCCGCTGATGGCCAGCAACCCGAAGGTGAAGATTTTTGCGCCTTACTACCGGGAGCGCGTGGTGATCGCCCGGGACGTGGCCAAGGTGCCGACGATGCCGGATTTGTCGGTCTTCAAGGGCCAAAAGATGGCCGTGCCGGGCCAGAGTTTGGCGGGCTGGTTGCTCATCGGTGCCGAGGGCGGGGCCTACCGCGAACAGTTGCTCACCAAGTGGGCCGATGGCACTGAGGCAGCGCGGGCGTTGCAGCGGGGCGAGGTGGTCGCGGCGGCGGGGCATGCGTCGGAGTTGGAGTCGGTGCTGGCGGGCGATGCCCGTTTTGCCATCGAACCCCTGCCGCTGCCGAGGATGCGCGATGGCTGGGCGGTCGGTTGCGCCGTCAAGGCCGAAGCCACCGATTTGGCGCAAGCGTTGCAAGCCGCCATGAACCAATTGGCCAGCGACGGTTCGCTCGCCTCGATGTTTGGCCGGGCCAAGCTCAGTTGGCGCCAGCCTTGA
- a CDS encoding YcfL family protein, whose translation MALPIPALLVVVALALAGCMVPPHSRSSVPITDREDLRSGADEARWVMEPADKVVGSVNRVRVTDLRTLTQDGRLRVMVTLRNERGRRDVIRLRGRWLDAWGVLAAPLGEWHTLALEGGQEQVLMLPAPVGQAADFRIELSSAD comes from the coding sequence ATGGCGCTACCCATCCCGGCGCTGCTGGTGGTTGTGGCGCTGGCGCTGGCAGGCTGCATGGTGCCACCCCACAGCCGCAGCAGCGTGCCCATCACCGACCGTGAGGATCTCCGCAGCGGGGCCGACGAGGCGCGCTGGGTGATGGAGCCAGCTGACAAAGTGGTCGGCAGTGTGAATCGCGTGCGGGTGACCGACTTGCGCACGCTCACCCAAGACGGGCGTTTGCGCGTCATGGTGACGCTGCGCAACGAGCGCGGGCGGCGGGACGTGATCCGCCTGCGTGGGCGCTGGTTGGATGCGTGGGGCGTGTTGGCCGCCCCGCTGGGGGAATGGCACACCTTGGCGCTGGAAGGCGGGCAGGAGCAAGTGCTCATGCTGCCCGCGCCGGTGGGCCAAGCCGCTGACTTTCGCATCGAGCTGAGTTCGGCGGACTGA
- a CDS encoding 2OG-Fe(II) oxygenase encodes MNTTTQHTASPRQAITAELRTWIVAQARAGCRPEDVLAAMKASGWNEDVALQALEDVLSTHLREVQAKPMPEPSPLAAGNIVSFDGHEVQVLLSLRRPRVVLFGGFLTDAECDALVELARQRLARSETVVNATGGSEVNDARTSEGMFFSRGENELCRRIEARIAALVNWPVENGEGLQVLRYRPGAEYKAHHDYFDPTQPGSSTILARGGQRVGTLVMYLNTPERGGATGFPDAGLDVAPIKGNAVFFAYERPDPSMLTLHSGSPVIAGEKWVATKWMREGIFN; translated from the coding sequence ATGAACACCACCACGCAACACACTGCATCCCCTCGTCAAGCCATCACGGCGGAGCTGCGCACCTGGATCGTGGCGCAGGCCCGCGCCGGGTGTCGCCCGGAAGACGTGCTGGCTGCCATGAAAGCCAGCGGTTGGAACGAGGACGTGGCCTTGCAGGCCTTGGAGGACGTGCTGTCCACCCACCTGCGCGAGGTTCAAGCCAAGCCCATGCCGGAGCCGTCTCCGCTGGCAGCGGGCAACATCGTCAGCTTTGACGGGCACGAAGTTCAGGTGCTGCTGAGTTTGCGCCGCCCGCGTGTGGTGCTGTTCGGCGGGTTTCTCACCGACGCCGAGTGCGATGCCTTGGTCGAATTGGCCCGCCAGCGCCTGGCCCGTTCGGAAACTGTGGTCAACGCTACCGGTGGCAGCGAAGTCAACGACGCCCGCACCAGCGAAGGCATGTTCTTTTCCCGAGGGGAGAACGAGCTGTGTCGGCGTATCGAGGCCCGCATCGCCGCCTTGGTGAATTGGCCGGTGGAGAACGGCGAGGGCCTTCAGGTGCTGCGCTACCGCCCCGGCGCCGAGTACAAGGCCCACCACGATTACTTCGACCCAACCCAGCCCGGCAGCAGCACCATCCTGGCGCGGGGGGGGCAGCGCGTGGGCACGCTGGTGATGTACCTCAACACTCCCGAGCGCGGTGGCGCCACCGGCTTCCCCGATGCCGGGCTGGACGTGGCTCCGATCAAGGGCAACGCCGTGTTTTTCGCCTACGAGCGGCCCGATCCGTCCATGCTCACGCTGCACAGCGGTTCGCCCGTCATCGCGGGTGAAAAGTGGGTGGCCACCAAGTGGATGCGCGAGGGCATTTTCAACTGA
- a CDS encoding sigma-54-dependent Fis family transcriptional regulator, with protein sequence MSRIERPDYSPLGRTDLTVARDRNLRLYTHAAPVMEMLYEQIVNTDSMVVLTDATGTILHSIGDDDFLSRAAKVALSPGANWSEAAKGTNAVGTALVDEVPTLVHADEHYMHANHFLTCSAAPILDPRGNILGVLDVSGDQRSYHQHTMALVKMSARMIENHWLTDDYRNVMRLHFHSRVEFIGTLMEGILAVAPDGKIVGANRGALEQLGLSGAALRMHSVNSLLGLTVGALADRFRSPLAVPTPAQTPDGRQFHVHARFNWSVWSQGSDMGEAPSRTSSQPIEEATIRTPSTPGSTAGASTSASHDAPRPSGGGLKQLQTGDAQVDTVVGKIRRVLNRDIPVLVLGETGTGKELLARAIHQDSERARQPFIAVNCASIPDTLIEAELFGYEEGAFTGARRKGSVGKIVQANGGTLFLDEIGDMPLPLQAHLLRVLQERQVTPLGSNKSVSVDVAIICATHRNLREMIEAKTFREDLYYRLNGLAVRLPSLRERTDLMALVQRILERQCPERRLSLSSEVVRLFQSYHWPGNVRQLFNVLRTAAVMAAHESVITRDHLSDDFIEDALRAAASAQASPAPAPTLSALSDMAPSVALPPSVYAPAPASALPTWPPLGGERANASPTRPTGPAPSEPPRSLQDMEIDAIRRAVEAAGGNISEASKRLGISRNTIYRKLRWQNPLGD encoded by the coding sequence TTGTCCCGCATCGAACGGCCCGACTATTCGCCGCTCGGACGCACGGATTTGACCGTCGCTCGGGATCGCAACCTGCGCCTCTACACCCACGCGGCGCCGGTGATGGAAATGCTCTACGAGCAAATCGTCAACACCGACAGCATGGTGGTGCTCACCGACGCCACCGGCACCATCTTGCACTCCATCGGCGACGATGATTTTTTGAGCCGCGCCGCCAAAGTGGCCCTGTCCCCGGGTGCCAACTGGTCGGAGGCGGCCAAGGGCACGAACGCCGTGGGCACCGCCCTGGTCGATGAAGTGCCCACGCTCGTCCACGCCGACGAGCATTACATGCACGCCAATCACTTTCTCACCTGCTCGGCGGCGCCCATCCTCGATCCACGCGGCAACATCCTGGGGGTGCTCGATGTTTCAGGCGACCAGCGCAGCTACCACCAGCACACCATGGCGCTGGTGAAGATGAGCGCCCGCATGATCGAAAACCACTGGCTCACGGACGATTACCGCAACGTCATGCGGCTGCATTTCCACAGCCGCGTCGAGTTCATCGGCACGCTGATGGAGGGCATTCTGGCGGTGGCACCGGACGGCAAGATCGTCGGCGCCAACCGGGGCGCCCTGGAACAGCTCGGCCTGAGCGGTGCGGCGCTGCGCATGCACTCGGTCAACTCGCTGCTGGGTTTGACGGTAGGCGCCTTGGCCGATCGTTTCCGCTCGCCGCTGGCGGTGCCCACGCCCGCCCAAACGCCGGACGGGCGCCAATTCCATGTCCATGCGCGTTTCAACTGGTCGGTGTGGAGCCAAGGCAGCGACATGGGGGAAGCCCCCTCGCGCACCTCGTCCCAGCCGATTGAAGAGGCCACGATCCGCACCCCGTCCACCCCTGGCAGCACGGCGGGTGCGTCCACCAGCGCCAGCCACGATGCCCCCCGCCCCAGCGGTGGCGGCCTCAAGCAGTTGCAAACCGGCGACGCGCAAGTGGACACGGTGGTGGGCAAAATCCGCCGTGTCCTGAATCGGGACATTCCGGTGTTGGTGTTGGGAGAAACCGGCACGGGCAAAGAGTTGCTGGCCCGAGCGATTCACCAAGATTCGGAGCGCGCACGCCAGCCGTTCATCGCGGTCAACTGCGCCTCGATCCCAGACACGTTGATCGAAGCCGAGCTGTTCGGTTACGAAGAAGGGGCGTTCACGGGGGCGCGGCGCAAGGGGTCGGTCGGCAAAATTGTGCAGGCCAATGGTGGCACCTTGTTCTTGGATGAAATCGGTGACATGCCCCTGCCCCTGCAAGCCCACTTGCTGCGGGTGCTGCAAGAACGCCAGGTGACGCCGCTGGGGAGCAACAAGTCGGTGTCGGTGGACGTGGCCATCATCTGTGCCACCCACCGCAACCTGCGCGAGATGATCGAGGCCAAGACCTTCCGCGAAGACCTTTATTACCGGCTCAACGGCTTGGCCGTGCGCCTGCCCAGCCTGCGTGAACGCACCGATTTGATGGCTTTGGTGCAGCGCATCCTCGAACGCCAATGCCCAGAGCGACGCCTGAGCTTGTCTTCGGAGGTGGTGCGGTTGTTCCAGTCTTACCACTGGCCGGGCAATGTGCGCCAGTTGTTCAATGTGCTGCGCACGGCGGCGGTGATGGCGGCGCACGAATCGGTGATCACACGCGATCACCTGTCCGACGACTTCATCGAAGACGCGCTGCGGGCCGCTGCATCGGCCCAAGCCAGCCCGGCCCCGGCGCCGACGCTGTCGGCTCTATCGGACATGGCCCCGTCCGTCGCTTTGCCGCCCAGCGTTTACGCGCCTGCGCCGGCCAGCGCCTTGCCCACCTGGCCGCCGCTCGGTGGCGAACGTGCCAACGCCAGCCCGACCCGCCCCACCGGCCCAGCCCCCAGCGAGCCGCCACGTTCTTTGCAGGACATGGAAATCGACGCCATTCGCCGTGCCGTGGAAGCGGCGGGCGGCAACATTTCGGAGGCGTCCAAGCGCCTGGGCATCAGCCGCAACACGATTTACCGCAAGTTGCGGTGGCAGAACCCGTTGGGGGATTGA
- a CDS encoding IrmA family protein, which yields MKYAPASLAILAASLALPAHAIEFWHSNTVWAGQGQCSAVFTFDSGTEDTKNLQVAVNLLDKAGKKLASGTLEVQQFGQFSANRYADAFLESEETCADDLIITVAKATAIINGKRVDLLKTKTLTTREFKPFKIRVGK from the coding sequence ATGAAATACGCACCGGCCTCCCTCGCCATCCTCGCCGCCAGCTTGGCCCTGCCCGCGCACGCCATCGAATTCTGGCACTCCAACACCGTTTGGGCCGGCCAAGGACAGTGTTCCGCCGTCTTCACCTTCGACAGCGGCACCGAAGACACCAAAAACCTCCAAGTTGCCGTCAACCTCCTCGATAAAGCCGGCAAAAAACTCGCCTCCGGCACCCTCGAAGTCCAACAGTTCGGCCAATTCTCCGCCAACCGCTACGCAGACGCCTTCCTAGAAAGCGAAGAAACCTGCGCCGACGATCTCATCATCACCGTCGCCAAAGCCACCGCCATCATCAACGGCAAACGGGTCGATCTGCTCAAAACCAAAACCCTCACCACCCGCGAATTTAAACCTTTTAAAATTCGCGTTGGCAAATAA
- the csx16 gene encoding CRISPR-associated protein Csx16 has protein sequence MTTPLNLPAQPPQRRHLVITRHPGAVQWVRHLLSPTAVESLPHLHTQDIDPNVSYYGVFPLNLAAAICAAGAECWALTLDMPPELRGQELSAEQLRALNATLVRYDVQRVGDPLKAGAN, from the coding sequence GTGACCACCCCCCTGAACTTGCCAGCACAGCCGCCGCAGCGCCGCCACTTGGTCATTACGCGCCATCCCGGCGCGGTGCAGTGGGTGCGTCACTTGTTGAGCCCGACGGCGGTCGAGAGCCTGCCGCATCTGCACACGCAGGACATCGACCCGAACGTCAGCTACTACGGGGTGTTTCCGCTCAACTTAGCGGCGGCGATCTGCGCCGCTGGGGCCGAATGCTGGGCCCTGACGCTCGACATGCCCCCCGAACTGAGGGGCCAAGAACTGAGCGCGGAACAACTCCGCGCCCTGAATGCCACCCTGGTGCGCTACGACGTGCAGCGGGTGGGAGACCCCCTCAAGGCTGGCGCCAACTGA
- a CDS encoding DEAD/DEAH box helicase encodes MSFDSLGLAEPLVRAVREQGYTTPTPIQSQAIPAVLTGGDLLAGAQTGTGKTAGFTLPTLHRLAASAPKRDAKGRPAIRALILTPTRELAAQVEESVRLYGKYLPLTSMVMFGGVGMQPQIDRLRRGVDILVATPGRLLDHHQQGTLDLSHVEIFILDEADRMLDMGFIHDIKKVLAIVPKQKQSLLFSATFSDDIKALAERLLNRPQLIEVARRNATAETIAQKIHPVGRERKKELLAHLIRQGDWHQVLVFTRMKHGANRLAEYLNDHGISAMAIHGNKSQGARTKALADFKSGDLQVLVATDIAARGIDIDQLPHVVNFELPNVPEDYVHRIGRTGRAGAEGQAVSLVCVDEELFLRDIEKLIKRSIPKESVPGFEPPAGEKPEPIVLGRRMTIGVGASKGGRPAGGGGSGRPAQGGHNTGNRSAAPAGSGGQRRPADAGAPRNGGAPRNGNSGAPRNGHGNAGPRGGGSRHH; translated from the coding sequence ATGAGTTTTGATTCCCTCGGCCTGGCCGAACCGCTTGTTCGCGCCGTGCGTGAACAGGGCTACACCACCCCCACCCCGATCCAATCCCAAGCGATCCCCGCCGTGTTGACCGGCGGCGACCTGCTCGCCGGCGCCCAAACCGGCACCGGCAAGACCGCTGGTTTCACCCTGCCCACCCTGCACCGCTTGGCCGCCAGCGCGCCCAAACGCGACGCCAAGGGTCGCCCCGCCATCCGCGCCCTGATTCTCACGCCCACCCGTGAGCTGGCTGCCCAGGTGGAAGAAAGCGTGCGCCTGTACGGCAAATACCTGCCGCTGACCAGCATGGTGATGTTCGGCGGCGTCGGCATGCAGCCGCAAATCGACCGCCTGCGCCGGGGCGTGGACATCCTCGTGGCCACGCCGGGCCGCCTGCTGGACCATCACCAGCAAGGCACGCTGGATCTGTCGCACGTTGAAATTTTCATCTTGGACGAAGCCGACCGCATGTTGGACATGGGCTTCATCCACGACATCAAAAAAGTGCTGGCGATCGTCCCGAAGCAGAAACAAAGCCTGCTGTTCTCCGCCACCTTCAGCGATGACATCAAGGCCCTGGCCGAACGCCTCCTGAACCGGCCGCAACTGATCGAAGTCGCCCGGCGCAACGCCACCGCCGAGACCATCGCCCAGAAAATTCACCCCGTCGGACGTGAGCGCAAGAAAGAACTGCTGGCCCACTTGATCCGCCAAGGCGATTGGCATCAAGTGCTGGTGTTCACGCGCATGAAACACGGCGCCAACCGCCTGGCCGAATACCTGAACGACCATGGCATCAGCGCCATGGCGATTCACGGCAACAAGAGCCAAGGCGCCCGCACCAAGGCACTGGCCGACTTCAAGAGCGGCGATCTGCAAGTGCTGGTGGCCACGGACATCGCCGCTCGCGGCATCGACATCGACCAGTTGCCGCACGTCGTCAACTTCGAGCTGCCCAACGTGCCGGAAGACTACGTGCATCGCATCGGGCGCACCGGTCGCGCAGGCGCCGAAGGTCAGGCCGTGTCGCTGGTGTGCGTCGATGAGGAGCTGTTCCTGCGGGACATCGAAAAGCTCATCAAGCGCAGCATTCCCAAGGAAAGCGTGCCCGGTTTCGAGCCGCCAGCGGGTGAAAAGCCCGAGCCCATCGTGCTGGGTCGTCGCATGACGATTGGCGTGGGCGCCAGCAAGGGCGGTCGCCCAGCGGGCGGCGGCGGCAGTGGCCGACCCGCACAGGGTGGCCACAACACGGGCAACCGTTCAGCCGCGCCAGCCGGTTCTGGCGGCCAACGCCGCCCGGCGGACGCGGGTGCCCCGCGCAATGGGGGCGCACCGCGCAACGGCAACAGCGGTGCCCCGCGCAATGGCCACGGCAACGCCGGGCCGCGTGGCGGCGGTTCGCGCCACCACTGA